DNA sequence from the Streptomyces sp. CA-210063 genome:
CCTGCGACGGCTACGACCCAGTGGTCGCCCGCCGCGGCTACGAGCTGGTGACCGCGCTCCCCGTGACCGTGGCGTCCGAGGCACCCGCCGTGTCCCCGAACACCGAGACGGCCGCCCGGGCCGCCGCCTCGACCAGCGAAATCCCTTGCGCCTTCGTCGTGTTGCCGTTCGACACCACCGCGACCAGGTACTCCTGCCCGCCGACCGTGACCCGGCCGACGCTGTTGATGACCCACAGCCCGGTGGCCGTACGCGGCAGCCACCCGTTCTTCAGGGCGAACGCCGATGCCGACGAGGCGGAGGCAGCCGCCGAGACACCCCAGTCCTGGTCCGCCGCGATCCGCCCCATCAGCTCCTGGACGTACGCCCGCGAGGCCGCACTCAGCTTCGATGTGTCGTCGTCCCCGAACACCTGCTGGAGCAGGGCGAGTTGATCGGCCGCCGTGGTCTGCGTCAGGCCCCAGTACAGGCCGTCGCCGCCCTCGGTCCCCGTCAGCCCGAACCGCTCGTTCGCGGCGTCCAGGCCGTCCGCCTGCCCGATGGCCTTCCACAGGGCCGTCGCCGAGGCGTTGTCGCTGTTCCGGATCATCGCGGAGGCGTACGCCCTCTCCTGCGCGGTGAGCCGCCGGTCCGCGTCCTGAGCCTGGAGCAGCAGCGCCGCCAGGATGTTCGTCTTCACGATGCTCGCGGTGTCGAACCGCGCGTCCCCGTACACGGCCGAATCCCCGGACGCCACGTCCAGCACGGCCACGGACACCGCCGCCCCGTCCTCGACGGTCACCTCCGCCAGGGCCGCCGAGAGCAGAGCGTCGTGGTCCACCTCGGGCGCCGCCACTGGTTCCATCGAGGCCTCCTCAGCGACCACGTCCGCGCCCGGCGCGGTGGAAGCGGAGGCCGAGGGCGATACCGACGATGACGCCGACGACGATACGGCGGCACTCCCGCCGTCATGCGCCTGGGCCCTCACGTACACCGTCCCGGAGGCGGTGCCGCCGACGAGGAAGAGGGCCGCCAGCGCGACATGGAAGAGCGGACGGCGCCCGGAGGGGCGGGCGCGGCGACTGGCTCTGGGTGCGGGCATGCCGCGATGCTTCTGCCCCGCGCTGTGCGCTTGGTTAGGCGATTGTTAGATGCTTGTCAGGGAAAGCTGAGAAAACCGTGAGTGATGTGACGCTCACGTTTCCGGCCCGGCAAAAGCCCAGGAGAGTTCCCCCGATAGGGTCGACGACCGTGGCGAACAAGAACATTCCCGACCCCGGCTTCTCCGACGACGACGGCTCCGCCGACCCCCGGCTGAGCGCCGCGCTCGCCGCCTGGGCCGAGGACCGGACCGCCGTGGGCCCCGTTCTGGAGGCGCTCAAGGGCGCCCGGCTGCTCGTCCCCGTCGTGGCCGTGCTCGGCGAGGTCGAGGTGGACGAGAACGGCTTGCGCCGCGAGAAGACCAGCGACATGGCCGTGCCCACCCTGAAGGCCGGGGGCCGCACGGCCCTGCCCGCCTTCACCTCCACCGACTCCCTCACCCGATGGGACCCCGCCGCCCGCCCCGTCGCCGTACCCCTGCACCAGGCCCTGCAGGCCGCCGCGCACGAGAAGGCCGACACGATCGTGCTCGACCTCGCCGGGCCCGTCCCCTACGAGCTGACCGGCCGCGCCCTGCTCGCGCTCGCCGAGGGACGCACCACCACCGACCCGCTCGCCGACCCCGCCGTCCTCGACGCCGTACGCGCCGCCGTCGCCGCCGAGCCGGCGGTGCTCCGCGCCCACCTCGGCCCCGGACAGGCCGACGGCACCCTCGCGCTCGTCCTCGACCCGTCCGCCGGCCCGGCCGAGACCGCGCGGTCCGTCGCCGGCCGGCTCGCCGCCGACGAAACACTGCGGGCCCGCCTGGTACGCGGCCTCGACCTGGCACTGCTGCCGGCCGGGGCGACGCCACCGGGCGAGCCCTTGTACGTACGCCGGTGAAAGCACGTACGTCGGTGAGCGGGATGAGGGGATCGAGGGCCTAGCCGTAGATCGGGCCCGTGTACTTCTCGCCCGGCCCCTGGCCCGGCTCGTCCGGGACGAGCGACGTCTCGCGGAACGCCAGCTGCAGCGACTTCAGACCGTCGCGCAGCGGGGCCGCGTGGAAGGAGCTGATCTCGGTCGCGGAGGCGTCCAGCAGACCGGCGAGGGCGTGCACCAGCTTGCGGGCCTCGTCCAGGTCCTTGTACTTGTCGCCCTCCTCCGTCAGGCCGAGCTTCACCGCGGCGGCGCTCATCAGGTTGACGGCGACCGTCACGATCACCTCGACCGCGGGGACCTCGGCGATGTCGCGGGTCATCGAGTCGAAGTCGGGGTTCTCAGGAGGGGTCTCACTCATGCCCCACACGATAGGCCCCGGCACGTACGCCCCGGCCTGCGGGAGTCCGCCGCACCCCGATTGGCACGTCAGGTTTCAACCCGGTATGGTTGTGGCTACGACCGGCTGGACACCTGCGTGTCCGGCCCGCAAGTGGAGGCTCCGAACTCCCACCTGACTGTCCTCCGGGACGGCAGGTCACCCGGTCAGACGGCCCCCACCGTTCCGTACGGACGGTGGAGTCGTCCGAGATTGCGCCCCGCGGCACACCCGCGGCGGTGCTCCGGCAGTACATGGAGCCCCGCCTGTGTCCCGTCGGGGCATTTTTCATGGCTCCTGATGGTTGGTCATATGTCAACCAGACATAACACGGCGGTCCGCCAGACCGGCGTGTGGTGCTACCGAGGAGGATCCATCAGCACCGAGCCCCGCATCAACGACCGGATTCGCGTTCCCGAAGTGCGACTTGTCGGTCCCAGCGGCGAGCAGGTCGGGATTGTTCCGCTTGCCAAGGCCCTGGAGCTTGCGCAGGAGTACGACCTCGACCTGGTCGAGGTGGCCGCGAGTGCGCGTCCCCCGGTCTGCAAGCTCATGGACTACGGGAAGTTCAAGTACGAGTCGGCCATGAAGGCTCGTGAGGCGCGCAAGAACCAGGCGCACACGGTCATCAAGGAAATGAAGCTCCGGCCGAAGATCGACCCGCACGACTACGACACCAAAAAGGGTCACGTCGTCCGGTTCCTCAAGCAGGGCGACAAGGTCAAGATCACGATCATGTTCCGCGGTCGCGAGCAGTCCCGCCCCGAGCTGGGCTACCGACTGCTGCAGCGTCTCGCTTCGGACGTCGAGGACCTCGGGTTCGTCGAGTCGAACCCGAAGCAGGACGGCCGAAACATGATCATGGTTCTCGGCCCGCACAAGAAGAAGACCGAGGCGATGGCCGAGGCCCGCCAGGCGCAGGAGGCCCGGAAGGCGGAAGCGAAGGCCAACCCTGGCAAGTCGCAGAACGCCGCCGACTCCGACTCCGACCCCGATGCTGTCGACTCCGACGTGGTCGATGTCGAGGCGCCGGCCGAGGAGCCTGCCGAGGCGTAAGTCCCCGGGACGCGAGTCCGGGGGAAGCCCTGGACGGCGAGTCCAGGGTGTCAACCGATAGAAATGACGTTCCGTCGTGCCCGGTTTAGCGACCGGGCACCGGAACGCCACTGACGAGGAGAGAACGGCGCTATGCCGAAGAACAAGTCGCACAGCGGTGCCAGCAAGCGCTTCAAGATCACCGGCTCCGGCAAGGTGCTCCGTGAGCGTGCCGGCAAGCGCCACCTGCTCGAGCACAAGTCGTCCCGCGTGACGCGTCGCCTCACCGGCAACGCCGAGATGGCCCCGGGCGACGCCGCGAAGATCAAGAAGCTTCTCGGCAAGTGACGAAGCGGCGCCTGATCGTCCGTCGATCGCTGCGCGCCGTACGTCTGGACCGGGACCCAATCGTTTCCGGGCCGTGTGACGACACCCACGGCCCCGCTACAAGGAGTTAAACAAGTGGCACGCGTCAAGCGGGCAGTCAACGCCCACAAGAAGCGCCGGGCGATCCTCGAGCAGGCCTCCGGCTACCGCGGTCAGCGTTCGCGCCTGTACCGCAAGGCCAAGGAGCAGGTCACCCACTCGCTGGTCTACAACTACAACGACCGCAAGAAGCGCAAGGGCGACTTCCGTCAGCTGTGGATCCAGCGCATCAACGCCGCTGCCCGCGCCAACGGCATGACGTACAACCGCCTCATCCAGGGTCTGAAGGCCGCGAACATCGAGGTCGACCGCAAGATCCTCGCCGAGCTGGCCGTCAACGACGCCGCGGCTTTCGCCGCGCTGGTCGAGGTGGCTCAGAAGGCACTGCCGGCGGACGTGAACGCGCCCAAGGCGGCGTGACGCTCGCGCTGGCTTGAGCCGTGTGTGGTGTGACCCGGGCCCGCAGGTGTTCGCTGCCTGCGGGCCCGGGTTTTTTGGGTGCGTTGTCGGGTGCGGGTTCGGTGGGGGTTCTCGCGCAGTTCCCCGCGCCCCTGAAAAGCAGGGGCTGCGCCCCGTGCTTTTCGGCCCGCAGCAACCGTCGTCTTCCAGGCCTGCAGGGCCTGGGCTTCCAGGGGCGCGGGGAACTGCGCGATCAGCCCCCACCCGCCCGCACTCGCCAGTCAACGGAACCCCCGAGCTCTTAGGCGCCCATCCATCCCCCGCCCGACGCAAAAGGTGACCCATGCCCCCCGCCCCCGAGTTGCTCTCCCCCCGTTCCGCCCGTGTCTCCGCCGCGCGGCGGCTCGCGAAGCGGAACTTCAGGGGGAAGGAGCGTCTGTTCCTGGCGGAGGGGCCGCAGGCCGTGCGGGAGGCCGCCGGGCACGCGGACACCTTGGTCGAGCTGTTCGCCACGGTCGAGGCCGCGGAGCGGTACGCCGACATCGTGGGGGAGGCCCGGGCCGTCGGCGCGCGCGTGCACCTCGCCGACGAGGCGGTCATCGCCGACATCTCCACCACGGTCACCCCACAGGGCCTCGTCGGGATCTGCCGGTTCCTCGACACCCCCTTCGAGGAGATCCTGAAGAGCCGGCCCAAGCTCGTCGCCGTGCTCGCGCACGTCCGTGACCCCGGGAACGCCGGCACTGTCCTGCGGTGTGCCGACGCGGCCGGGGCGGAGGCCGTCGTGCTCACCGACGCCTCCGTGGACCTCTACAACCCCAAGGCCGTGCGGGCATCCGTCGGGTCGCTGTTCCATCTGCCGGTCGCCGTGGGCGTGCCGGTCGAGGCGGCCGTGGCCGGGCTCAGGAGCGCCGGGGTGCGGATTCTCGCCGCCGACGGGGCGGGGGAGGACGATCTCGACGCCGAGCTGGACAAGGGGACCATGGGCGGGCCCACGGCCTGGGTGTTCGGGAACGAGGCGTGGGGGCTGCCGGAGGAGACGCGAGGGCTGGCCGACGCCGTCGTCCGCGTGCCCATCCACGGAAAGGCGGAGAGCCTGAACCTGGCGACCGCCGCCGCCGTATGTCTCTACGCGTCCGCCCGTGCACAGCGCGCCTTCGGAGGGTGCCGCACCGTCACTCCCAGCTAGTAGGGTGACGGGCTCGGGGGCCCACTGCACAACGCGAGAGGTGGGGTACGGGGATGAGGGTCGGCACGAGCAGCACACCGGTGGCACGGGACGTGCTCGCCACATCCGCGGCCCGGCACGGTGATCTCGCCGAGCTCGGCATCGACCCCGACGACCTGCCCGACGGACTGGTCGTGGCCGACGAGAACGGCCGCGTGATCTGCTTCAACGCGGCCGCCGCCCGGATCACCGCCACCGCCGCCGCCGACGCCCTCGGCCGCCCCCTCGAACGGGCCCTCCCATTAGAAGACCTCGAAGGCCGCCGCTGGTGGCAGCTGACCGACCCGTACGGGGGACTCGCGATCCGCGTCGGACAGCCCGAGCGGAACCTGCTCCTGCCCGGGGCACGCGAGATCCTCGTCTCGGCCCGCTACATCCGTACGGAGCCCACCGGACCCGTCCGCCGGGTCGTCGTCTCCCTCCGTGACACCGAGGCCCGGCGCCGCACCGAGCGCAGCCACGCCGAACTGATCGCCACGGTGGCCCATGAACTGCGCTCGCCGCTGACGTCGGTCAAGGGGTTCACGGCGACGCTGCTCGCCAAGTGGGAGCGGTTCACCGACGACCAGAAGAAGCTGATGCTGGAGACCGTCGACGCCGATGCCAATCGGGTGACACGGCTCATCGCCGAGCTGCTCGACATCTCGCGGATCGACTCGGGGCGGCTCGAAGTGCGGCGGCAGCCCGTCGACATCGGCGCGGCCGTCGGACGCCACATCCAGGCGTACGTCGCCGCGGGACAGCCCGCCGACCGGTTCCTGCTGCGGATCGAGCAGCCGCTGCCCGATCTGTGGGCCGACCCGGACAAGATCGACCAGGTGCTGAGCAATCTCCTCGAAAATGCGGTGCGGCACGGCGAGGGAACCGTCACGATTGACGTCACGCCCGCCGTGTCCCCCCGGGAGGGAGAGGACACCGGGACGTCGGTCACCGTGAGCGACGAGGGCGCCGGCATCCCGGAGGAGTCCATGAACCGCGTCTTCACCCGCTTCTGGCGGGGCAGCAAGCGCGGCGGCACGGGCCTCGGGCTGTACATCGTCAAGGGCATCGTCGAAGCCCACGGCGGCACCATCACGGTCGGACGCGCCTCCGGCGGCGGCGCCGAGTTCCGATTTACGTTGCCCGTGGCGGCCCCGGCCTATCTGGCCTAGCGCACCACGGGCGCATTCGAACACCTCAACCCCGTTAGACTCGGCCTTTGGCACCTTTGTGTCCCAAAAACCGTGACGATCTGTCCACGAGTCGGTACGGGGACCTTCAGCCAGCCAATCGGAAGCACGGGAAGAGATGTCGGCACCGAATAAGTCGTACGACCCTGTAGAGGTCGAGGCGTTGAAACCGGAAGAGATCGAGCGCATGCGGGACGAGGCGCTCGCCGCCTTCGCCGCCGCGGACTCCCTCGACGCGCTCCAGGAGGCCAAGGTCGCCCACACCGGGGGCACCTCCCCGCTGGCCCTCGCCAACCGCGAGATCGGCGCCCTGCCCCCGCACGCCAAGGCCGCCGCCGGCAAGCTCGTCGGCCAGGCCCGAGGCGCGGTGAACAAGGGCCTCGCCGCCCGCCAGACCGAGCTGGAGGCCGAGCGCGACACCCGGGTGCTGGTCGAGGAGGCCGTGGACGTCACGCTGCCCTACGACCGCGTACCGGCCGGCGCACGCCACCCGCTCACCACGCTGTCGGAGCGCATCGAGGACATCTTCGTGGCCATGGGCTACGAGGTCGCCGAGGGCCCGCAGGTCGAGGCCGAGTGGTTCAACTTCGACGCCCTCAACATCGGCCCGGACCACCCGGCCCGCGGCGAGGCCGACACCTTCTTCGTGCAGGGTCCCGAGGGCGGCACCGAATCCGGAGTCGTCCTGCGCACCCACACCTCGCCCGTGCAGATCCGCTCCCTGCTCGACCGCGAGCTGCCGGTGTACGTGATCTGTCCCGGCGTCGTCTACCGCACCGACGAGCTGGATGCCACGCACACCCCGGTCTTCCGCCAGGTCGAGCTGCTGGCCGTCGACGAGGGCCTCACCATGGCCGACCTCAAGGGCACGATGGACCACATGGTCCAGGCGCTGTTCGGCGAGGGCATGAAGACCCGGCTCCGGCCGAACTTCTTCCCGTTCACCGAGCCGTCCGCCGAGATGGACATGCTCTGCTACGTCTGCAAGGGCACCTCCGTCGGCAACCCCGACCGCGCCTGCCGCACCTGCTCCAGCGAGGGCTGGATCGAGCTGGGCGGCTGCGGCATGGTCAACCCGCGGGTCCTCACCGCCTGCGGCGTCGACCCCGAGAAGTACAGCGGATTCGCCTTCGGGTTCGGCATCGAGCGGATGCTGATGTTCCGCCACAACGTCGAAGACATGCGAGACATGGTCGAGGGTGACGTCCGGTTCACCCGGCCGTTCGGGATGGAGATCTGATGCGGGTCCCGCTTTCCTGGCTGCGGGAGTACGTCGACCTGCCGGCCACCGAGACCGGCCGTGACGTCCAGGCCAAACTCATTTCGGCCGGCCTCGAGGTCGAGACGGTCGAGCAGCTCGGCGACGGCCTCAAGGGCCCCCTCGTCGTCGGTCAGGTGCTGACCATCGAGGAGCTGACGGAGTTCAAGAAGCCGATCCGCTTCTGCACCGTCGACGTCGGCACCGCCAACGGCACCGGTGAGCCCCAGGAGATCGTCTGCGGCGCCCGCAACTTCGCGGTCGGCGACAAGGTCGTGGTCGTCCTCCCCGGCGCCGAACTGCCCGGCGGCTTCGCGATCTCCGCCCGCAAGACCTACGGCCGCAACTCGCACGGCATGATCTGCTCCAGCGACGAGCTGGGCATGGGCGACGACGGCACCAAGGGCATCATCGTGCTGCCCCCGGAGACCGAGGTCGGCAAGGACGCGATCGAGCTCCTCGAGCTGGTCGACGAGGTCCTCGACATCGCCGTCACACCCGACCGCGGCTACTGCCTCTCCCTGCGCGGCGTCGCCCGCGAGACCGCCATCGCCTACGGCCTGCCGCTGCGCGACCCGGCGCTCCTCGACGTACCGGGCCCCAACGCGTTCGGCCACCCCGTCCAGGTCTCCGACCCCCTCGGCTGCGACCGCTTCACCGCCCGCACCGTCACCGGTCTCGACCCGGAGGCGCGCTCCCCGCTCTGGCTCAAGCGCCGGCTGCAGAAGGTCGGCATGCGCCCGATCTCCCTCGCCGTCGACATCACCAACTACGTGATGATGGAGCTGGGCCAGCCGCTGCACGCCTACGACCGCTCCCTCGTCCAGGGCACGATCGGGGTCCGCCGGGCAGAGGAGGGCGAGAAGATCGTCACCCTCGACGGTGTCACGCGCACCCTGCACGCCGAGGACCTGGTGATCACCGACGAGCGCGGCCCCATCGGTCTCGCCGGTGTCATGGGCGGCGCCAACACGGAGATCGCCGACCACGACGCCGAGAACGGGGCGAACGCCTCCACCGACGTCGTCATCGAGGCCGCCCACTTCGACCAGGTCGCCATCGCGCGCACGGCCCGCCGGCACAAGCTGTCGTCGGAGGCGTCCCGCCGCTTCGAGCGTGGCGTCGACCCGCTGGCGGCGGCCGCCGCCGCCCAGCGCACCGTCGACCTGCTGGTGCTTCTCGCGGGCGGCACCGCCGACGCGGGCGTCACCGAGGTGATCGCCCCGTCCGCGCCCCGCACGATCACGATCCCGGCGGACCACCCGGACAAGGTCGCGGGCGTCACCTACGGCCGCGAGACCGTCGTACGCCGCCTCCAGGAGGTCGGCTGCGACGTGTACGGGCAGGACGAACTGATCGTCACCGTGCCGTCCTGGCGGCCCGACCTCACCGACCCGAACGACCTGGCCGAAGAGGTCATCCGGCTCGAGGGCTACGAGAACCTGCCCTCCACGCTGCCCAGGCCCCCGGCGGGCCGCGGTCTCACCCGGCGGCAGCGGCTGCACCGCCGGGTCGGCCGGGCACTGGCCGGCGCCGGGTACGTCGAGGCGCCCAACTACCCGTTCATCGGCGAGCAGGTCTTCGACCAGCTCGGTCTGGACGCCGACGACCCGGCCCGCCGCGTCGTCAAGCTCACCAACCCGCTCAACGACGAGGAGCCCGCGCTCCGCACGTCGCTGCTGCCGGGCCTGCTGGGCGCCCTGCGGCGCAACGACGGCAGGGGCTCGCACGACCTGGCCCTGTTCGAGACCGGCCTGGTCTTCCTCCCGCGTGAGGAGCAGAGCGTCGCCGTGGCACTGCCGGTCGACCGCCGGCCCACCGACGAGGAGATCGCGACGCTGAACGCCGCGCTGCCCGAGCAGCCGCGCCACGTCGCCGTCGTCCTCGCCGGGGCCCGCGAGCAGGCCGGCTGGTGGGGCAAGGGCCGCGCCGCCGACTGGGCCGACACGGTCGAGGCGGGGCGCTCGGTCGCGCGCGAGGCCGGTGCTGAGCTGATCGTCCGCCAGGGGCAGTACGGCCCGTGGCACCCGGGCCGCTGTGCCGAGTTCGTGGTCGTCGACGGTGACACCGAGCGGGTCGTCGGGCACGCCGGTGAGCTGCACCCGCGTGTGGTCAAGGCGCTCGGGCTGCCGGCCCGTACCGCCGCGATGGAGATCGACCTGGACGCCCTGGAGCAGGTGGGGGACAGCACCCCGCTGGCGCCGAGCATCTCCTCGTTCCCCGTCGCCACGCAGGATGTCGCGCTCGTGGTCGACACGTTTGTGCCGCACGCCGAGGTGGAGGCCGCGCTGCGTGAGGGCGCGGGTGAACTCCTTGAGGGCATCCGGCTGTTCGACGTCTACGAGAACGCGGAGCAGCTGGGCGACGGGCGGAAGTCACTGGCGTACGCGCTCCGCTTCAGGGCCGGGGACCGCACGCTCACCGTCGACGAGGCGTCGGCGGCTCGGGATGCGGCGGTCGCCCTCGCGGGCGAGCGTACGGGAGCGGTTCTGCGGAGCTAGGGCGCCCAAGGGGCGGGGAGCTGCGGTTTTCTGGCGGCCGCGGGTGGTTCGTGGCTGGTCGCGCAGTTCCCCGCGCCCCTCGATTGGGGGCTGCGCCCCCATCGAGCGTCCCCCCCGGCCCCCATCGAGCGTCCCCCCCCCGGCCCCCATCGCGGGTCCCCGGAGCCACCTCACTCATTTGGGTGACAATCTCTGGCGATCTGGCCGATAGGGGCATGCGGTCGACAGAATCGGACCGGCCTTTCGGGGTCTTACGCGCTGTCCGGGCCTGATGGGGGGCCAACGGCATGATTCGAATCAGGGCTGGGGCTCCTTGTCGGGCATGGTCCCGGGGGCGTCGCCTTTCCGACCGCCGGTCCGTCCGGAGGGCGCTGGCGTTGGGGTTGCCGGCGGTCTGGGGCGCGACGGCGATCACATACAAGTGGGTCTGTCCGCCGGCGCGGCAGGACGGGCTCGGTGCCCGGATCGCCAGTAGCGCCGTGTTCTTCACGGTCGGCACCGGGCTGCTGCTGCACGTCAGACAGGTGATGCTGCGGGAAGTGCGGCAGGCCCGCGCGGTCGCGGGCGCCGCGCAGAGCGTGCTGCTCAGGCCGCTGCCCGCGCGGATCGACGGACTGGCCACCGCCGCCGCGCAGCTCTCCGCCGACCGCGGCGCGAGCGTCGGCGGTGACCTGTACGAGGTGATCGCCACCGAACACGGCGTACGGGTGGTGATGGGCGACGTACGCGGTCACGGTCTCGGCGCCATCGGCACCGTCGCCGCCGTACTCGGCAGCTTCCGCGAGGCCGTCCACGACGAGGCCGAACTCGCCGGCGTCCTCGCGCGCCTCGACCGTGCCCTCGCCCGCCACCTCCGCGACCGCGCCGACGACACCGAGGACTTCGTGACCGTCCTCCTCCTGGAGATCGCCCCCGACGGCGAACTCCACGCCCTCAACTGCGGCCATCCCTGGCCGTATCTGCTGAGCGCCGGTCGAGCGGAGCTGCTGGCACGCGCCGACCCCATGCCCCCGCTGGGCGCCTTTCCCCTCCCCGGCGAGCTGCCGATCACGCCGTGCGGCCAACTCCTCCCGGGCGAGGCCCTGTTCCTCCACACGGACGGGGTGGAGGACGCGAGGGACACGCAGGGCCGTTTCTTCCCCTTGGCGGGCGCCCTGGCGGGAGCCGTACGAAGTCGCCCCATCTCCCCCCAGTCCGTACTCCGGGCCGTCTTCACCCAACTCCTGCGCCACACAGGGGGAAGGCCCAAGGACGACATCGCGATACTGGTACTTCGCAACGAGCGTGCACTCGCTTTCAGGGGCGCGGGGAACTGCGCGACAAGCCACCATGTACCCGCAGTCGACAACCCACCCGTAGCCCCCACCCCTTAGTCGCCCCCGTTCCCCCGGCAGGGCAACCGCATTCGCTTCACACCCCGTGTGAAAGGGGAAGCGCTACGCTGCCAGCGCCGGCACCGAGCCACCGGAGGGCCTCCATGCAGCCCAACACCCTGCTCGACGCGATCCTCGACGAGGCCGGTATCTCCCACGCCGGGCTCGCCGCGCACGTCAACCAGGCGGGTCGGGCCCGTGGGCTGGCGCTGAGATACGAACACACCGCCGTGGCACGGTGGTTGAAGGGGCAGCGGCCACGCGGCCAGGTGCCCGACCTGATCTGCGAGGTGCTCGCCGGACGGCTGCACCGGACGGTCACCCTCGACGACATCGGGCTCGGTGTCCCGGGCGGGGCGACCTCCCCGCACGGCGCCGGCCTCTCCGGTTTCGTGGAGCGCGCCACCGCCCTGTGGCGCTCCGACGAACAGCAGCGCCCGCATGTCCTCGGTGCCCCCGCCGTCACCGGGACGCCCGCCGTGATGCCCGTATGGGAGTGGGAGAACCCGCCGGAGGACGTCGACGTCTCGCGCGGCGGGCGGCATCACGTCAGCATGGCCGACATCGACATGCTGCGCGCGGCCCGCACCCACTACGAGCAGATGTACCGCAAGGCGGGCGGCGTCGCGACGCGGAGCCGGATCGTCGGGTTCCTCAACGCGGAGGCCGCGCCCCTGCTGCGCGGCAGCTACACCGACGCCACCGGCCGCCAACTGCACCGCGCCACCGGGGGGTTGGTGGCGGTCGCCGGGATCTGTGCCTACGACTCCGACGCCCACGGGCTCGCCCAGCGGTACTTCCACCAGGCGCTGCGGCTGGCGAAGGCCAGCGGGGACCGAGGGCTGGGTGCTTATGTCATCGCGCTCCTTGTCAACCAGTCGCTGTTCATGAGGGAGTACCGGCAGGCCGTCGCCTTCGCCGAGGCGGCGCTGCGGACCGCCGGCAAGCACATCACCCCGGCGCTCGCCTCCGACCTGTACGCGATGCAGGCCAAGGCGTACGCGCACCTGGGCGACGGCACGAGCGCGCTGTCCTGCATCAGGCGGGCCGAGCAGGCCGCCGAGCGCATCCGGCGCGGCTACGAACCCGACGAGACAGGCTATGTCCAGCCCGGCCTGGTCAACGTACAGGTGGCGGAGGCGCTGCTCAGCCTCGGCGACCTGACGGCCGCGGCGGAGCACGCCGCGGCAGCCGTCGACACCCCGGCGCACGACCGGGGACGCGTGCACCGGCTCGCGATGCTCACCCAGATCGAACTGCGGCAGGGCAACGCGGACAAGGCGGTGCCCACCGCACTGGAAATGGCCGAGCGGGCGCGGGGAATGGAGTCCATGCGCCTGCGCGACAGACTGCGGGCCGTACGCGAGCACCTCGTGCGCAGCGGTTGCGCGGGGACCGCCGAAGCAGCCGACCTCATCGACGGAGCACTGCGCGTACCGCTCTGACACCGTCCGCGGGGCGCGGCCGTGCACCGGCTGTGCGCCTGCTGTCACCAAGCTTCTGCTGCGATATTGCCACTTACTCGGCGGAAGGTGGCAGAACCGTGCAGTGGACGAAACAGAGCGAACAAACTGTGTACTGGAACCGCTGGTTCAGCGTCAATCTCGCAGATGTGGCGTTGCCGGACGGGCGGCACCTCGATCACTTCCTCATACGGCTGCGGCCCGTCGCCGTGGCCACCGTGATCAACGAGT
Encoded proteins:
- the infC gene encoding translation initiation factor IF-3 → MWCYRGGSISTEPRINDRIRVPEVRLVGPSGEQVGIVPLAKALELAQEYDLDLVEVAASARPPVCKLMDYGKFKYESAMKAREARKNQAHTVIKEMKLRPKIDPHDYDTKKGHVVRFLKQGDKVKITIMFRGREQSRPELGYRLLQRLASDVEDLGFVESNPKQDGRNMIMVLGPHKKKTEAMAEARQAQEARKAEAKANPGKSQNAADSDSDPDAVDSDVVDVEAPAEEPAEA
- a CDS encoding DUF1844 domain-containing protein; this encodes MSETPPENPDFDSMTRDIAEVPAVEVIVTVAVNLMSAAAVKLGLTEEGDKYKDLDEARKLVHALAGLLDASATEISSFHAAPLRDGLKSLQLAFRETSLVPDEPGQGPGEKYTGPIYG
- a CDS encoding class A beta-lactamase-related serine hydrolase; translated protein: MPAPRASRRARPSGRRPLFHVALAALFLVGGTASGTVYVRAQAHDGGSAAVSSSASSSVSPSASASTAPGADVVAEEASMEPVAAPEVDHDALLSAALAEVTVEDGAAVSVAVLDVASGDSAVYGDARFDTASIVKTNILAALLLQAQDADRRLTAQERAYASAMIRNSDNASATALWKAIGQADGLDAANERFGLTGTEGGDGLYWGLTQTTAADQLALLQQVFGDDDTSKLSAASRAYVQELMGRIAADQDWGVSAAASASSASAFALKNGWLPRTATGLWVINSVGRVTVGGQEYLVAVVSNGNTTKAQGISLVEAAARAAVSVFGDTAGASDATVTGSAVTSS
- a CDS encoding TrmH family RNA methyltransferase, with the translated sequence MPPAPELLSPRSARVSAARRLAKRNFRGKERLFLAEGPQAVREAAGHADTLVELFATVEAAERYADIVGEARAVGARVHLADEAVIADISTTVTPQGLVGICRFLDTPFEEILKSRPKLVAVLAHVRDPGNAGTVLRCADAAGAEAVVLTDASVDLYNPKAVRASVGSLFHLPVAVGVPVEAAVAGLRSAGVRILAADGAGEDDLDAELDKGTMGGPTAWVFGNEAWGLPEETRGLADAVVRVPIHGKAESLNLATAAAVCLYASARAQRAFGGCRTVTPS
- a CDS encoding sensor histidine kinase, whose product is MRVGTSSTPVARDVLATSAARHGDLAELGIDPDDLPDGLVVADENGRVICFNAAAARITATAAADALGRPLERALPLEDLEGRRWWQLTDPYGGLAIRVGQPERNLLLPGAREILVSARYIRTEPTGPVRRVVVSLRDTEARRRTERSHAELIATVAHELRSPLTSVKGFTATLLAKWERFTDDQKKLMLETVDADANRVTRLIAELLDISRIDSGRLEVRRQPVDIGAAVGRHIQAYVAAGQPADRFLLRIEQPLPDLWADPDKIDQVLSNLLENAVRHGEGTVTIDVTPAVSPREGEDTGTSVTVSDEGAGIPEESMNRVFTRFWRGSKRGGTGLGLYIVKGIVEAHGGTITVGRASGGGAEFRFTLPVAAPAYLA
- the rpmI gene encoding 50S ribosomal protein L35 translates to MPKNKSHSGASKRFKITGSGKVLRERAGKRHLLEHKSSRVTRRLTGNAEMAPGDAAKIKKLLGK
- the rplT gene encoding 50S ribosomal protein L20, yielding MARVKRAVNAHKKRRAILEQASGYRGQRSRLYRKAKEQVTHSLVYNYNDRKKRKGDFRQLWIQRINAAARANGMTYNRLIQGLKAANIEVDRKILAELAVNDAAAFAALVEVAQKALPADVNAPKAA
- a CDS encoding SseB family protein is translated as MANKNIPDPGFSDDDGSADPRLSAALAAWAEDRTAVGPVLEALKGARLLVPVVAVLGEVEVDENGLRREKTSDMAVPTLKAGGRTALPAFTSTDSLTRWDPAARPVAVPLHQALQAAAHEKADTIVLDLAGPVPYELTGRALLALAEGRTTTDPLADPAVLDAVRAAVAAEPAVLRAHLGPGQADGTLALVLDPSAGPAETARSVAGRLAADETLRARLVRGLDLALLPAGATPPGEPLYVRR